From one Lolium rigidum isolate FL_2022 chromosome 4, APGP_CSIRO_Lrig_0.1, whole genome shotgun sequence genomic stretch:
- the LOC124649032 gene encoding uncharacterized protein LOC124649032: MLKNVLSQSWRRGAHALQEGHHPAEALYACSSRFHSGQVLSSSRSFFGVEDFMDEDNSRPYTYKKEKRSKNLHKHISFKQRTIAHMEPFTLDVFISKRFVSASLTHRSTCRQVAVAGTNSKDVKAALTSRSDVPACLSVGRFLAERAKEADVYACTYTPRERDRFEGKIRAVVQSLIDNGIHVKLYLD, translated from the exons ATGCTGAAGAACGTCTTGAGCCAGTCGTGGAGGAGGGGGGCACATGCCCTACAGGAAGGGCATCATCCAGCTGAGGCACTATATGCTTGTTCAAGTCGATTTCACAGCGGGCAG GTCTTAAGCTCCTCGAGGAGCTTCTTCGGCGTGGAGGACTTCATGGACGAGGACAACAGCCGGCCCTACACatacaagaaggagaagcggtCCAAGAACCTGCACAAGCACATCTCCTTCAAGCAGCGGACGATCGCACACATGGAGCCCTTCACCCTGGATGTGTTCATCTCCAAGCGCTTCGTGTCTGCGTCGCTGACCCACCGGTCGACGTGCCGGCAGGTCGCAGTGGCGGGCACCAACTCCAAGGACGTGAAGGCGGCGCTGACGTCGCGGTCCGACGTGCCGGCGTGCCTGTCGGTGGGGCGGTTCCTGGCGGAGCGTGCCAAGGAGGCGGACGTGTACGCGTGCACCTACACGCCCAGGGAGCGGGACCGGTTCGAGGGAAAGATCAGGGCCGTCGTGCAGTCGCTCATCGACAATGGCATCCACGTCAAGCTCTATCTTGACTGA
- the LOC124647756 gene encoding uncharacterized protein LOC124647756, with protein MAEVPGKMMEQAAEAVTGGQKPRKADGAKDGEAPEAAPAPKAAAANLPHHRRSKSASSGRNLETCDHGSAAAHGGVEQRFHRPPQNPPDPRKPSRATEGSPVHPAMRRDHRPSASSPNHRVSLENDVSQLQLHLHQERSIRIMLDRAIGRASSTLSPGHRHFPAQTKELIAEIELLEEEIANREQHVLTLYRSIFDQCVSGPSSGQSSGISSPAHAKSVSSRTRRRQSSIISSAFCSSKKLPLQPFHIMTTVSESGRTKNMLKTKIRHESFSSETLDIRPASLASDPRKLPYSGSSSLARTLKDHLYQCPSKISEEMVRCMASIYCLLRAESQEKAERARSPFLSRSSTSVILPRRGNGEETNASNNKSIVEVCSISVEKNQMPDVSVAITHYRLLVEQLERVDLSMSGTSIKLAFWINVYNSLVMHAYLAYGIPNSSLKRMAIFHKAAYNVGGHSVTANSIEHSLLCCRSPRIGRWFESILSTAMRKRCADEKQLVQLKFGLPDCQPLVLFALCTGASSDPMLKVYTAKNVADELERAKREFLQAGVVVRKSRKVFLPRLVERYAKEAGLPVGDGILAWARDNVDGRAAQDAIQRCAAAGGGGGRRRASQAFEWLPYNARFRYAFARGMVDKQAAGIFA; from the exons ATGGCGGAAGTCCCAGGGAAGATGATGGAGCAGGCTGCAGAGGCGGTGACCGGAGGGCAGAAGCCGCGCAAAGCCGACGGCGCCAAGGACGGCGAGGCTCctgaggcggcgccggcgcccaaggccgccgccgcTAACCTGCCGCATCACCGGCGATCCAAGAG TGCTTCTTCCGGTAGGAACTTGGAGACGTGCGACCATGGCAGCGCCGCGGCGCATGGCGGCGTGGAGCAACGCTTCCACCGACCACCACAG AACCCGCCGGACCCGAGGAAGCCCTCTCGCGCGACGGAAGGTTCTCCGGTTCACCCGGCGATGCGGAGGGATCACCGGCCGAGCGCCTCGTCGCCGAACCACCGTGTGTCGCTCGAGAACGAC GTTTCGCAGCTGCAGCTGCATCTGCATCAGGAGAGGTCCATCCGGATCATGCTCGACCGGGCGATCGGCCGGGCGTCCAGCACTCTGTCTCCTGGCCATAGGCACTTCCCAGCTCAG ACAAAGGAGCTGATAGCAGAGATCGAATTGCTCGAAGAGGAAATCGCGAACCGCGAGCAGCATGTTCTCACCCTCTACAGAAGTATATTCGATCAGTGTGTGTCCGGACCATCGTCGGGGCAGAGTTCTGGCATTTCTTCCCCGGCTCACGCGAAGAGCGTTAGTTCGAGGACGAGGCGGCGGCAGTCGAGCATAATATCTAGTGCATTTTGCTCATCTAAGAAGCTCCCCCTCCAACCTTTTCATATTATGACCACGGTATCAGAGTCTGGGAGAACGAAGAACATGCTCAAGACCAAGATCAGGCATGAGTCATTCTCGAGCGAGACTTTGGACATTCGTCCTGCATCCCTTGCATCAGACCCAAGGAAG CTACCTTATTCAGGAAGTAGTTCTCTGGCACGTACTCTGAAAGATCATCTCTACCAATGTCCAAGCAAGATATCTGAAGAAATGGTTAGATGCATGGCCTCCATATACTGTCTTCTGCGGGCCGAATCACAAGAAAAGGCTGAAAGGGCCCGTTCGCCCTTCCTGTCAAGATCATCAACAAGTGTGATTCTTCCCCGGAGGGGTAACGGAGAGGAAACTAATGCATCAAATAACAAAAGCATTGTCGAAGTATGTTCAATATCAGTCGAAAAGAATCAGATGCCAGATGTCTCCGTTGCAATTACACACTACAG GTTGCTTGTGGAGCAGCTTGAAAGGGTTGATCTAAGTATGTCAGGAACAAGTATCAAACTGGCCTTCTGGATCAATGTGTACAATTCTCTTGTCATGCAT GCATATCTAGCATACGGAATACCAAACAGTTCTCTGAAAAGAATGGCTATATTTCACAAG GCAGCCTACAATGTTGGTGGGCATTCTGTGACAGCAAATTCCATCGAACACTCCTTGCTGTGCTGTAGATCCCCGAGAATCGGTCGT TGGTTCGAGTCCATTCTGTCGACGGCGATGCGGAAGAGATGCGCCGACGAGAAGCAGCTGGTCCAGCTGAAGTTCGGCCTGCCGGACTGCCAGCCTCTGGTCCTGTTCGCATTGTGCACGGGCGCCTCCTCCGACCCCATG CTGAAGGTGTACACGGCGAAGAACGTGGCGGACGAGCTGGAGCGAGCGAAGCGGGAGTTCCTGCAGGCCGGCGTGGTGGTGCGGAAGTCGAGGAAGGTGTTCCTGCCGCGCCTCGTAGAGCGGTACGCCAAGGAGGCCGGCCTCCCCGTCGGCGACGGCATCCTCGCGTGGGCGCGCGACAACGTGGACGGCCGGGCCGCGCAGGACGCCATCCAGCGGTGcgccgcggccggcggcggcggcggccggcgcaggGCGTCGCAGGCCTTCGAGTGGCTCCCGTACAACGCCAGGTTCCGCTACGCCTTCGCCAGGGGCATGGTGGACAAGCAAGCCGCGGGGATATTTGCCTAG